The following proteins are encoded in a genomic region of Nicotiana sylvestris chromosome 4, ASM39365v2, whole genome shotgun sequence:
- the LOC104239320 gene encoding uncharacterized protein isoform X2, translating to MRVFTLVARSKRVLVSPEDDKDRGWYARFVASPTSELVGEENMPFSNKWNFAPTMRTVEEISDFRGWVEKLLTVASMEERFWKYLSNRFGWKVKTHGFPIRGVSAASITASRLSLSKVQEIILSSS from the exons ATGAG GGTTTTTACTCTTGTGGCGAGAAGTAAGAGAGTTTTGGTTAGTCCTGAAGACgacaaagaccgtggctggtaCGCCCGATTTGTTGCCTCTCCTACAAGTGAGTTAGTAGGCGAAGAAAATATGCCCTTCTCTAataagtggaactttgcac caaccatgaGAACTGTTGAGGAAATTTCtgatttccgtggttgggtagaaaaATTATTAACAGTTGCTTCAATGGAAGAAAGGTTCTGGAAATACCTTTCAAATAGATTTGGGTGGAAAGTTAAGACTCACG GGTTTCCCATTCGGGGTGTGAGTGCTGCATCAATCACTGCTTCGAGGCTCTCTCTATCAAAGGTTCAAGAGATAATCTTGAGTTCCTCATGA
- the LOC104239320 gene encoding uncharacterized protein isoform X1: protein MFEPESATLVSSDEETPAAPRDSAKPLFSRGFDEENFGFVSEETPLASFPVSVPIESQLPVHTVVSIAPSMAILTSSTVPTATTSHAEIGSSSSSRAMKQVTIEVPADGNLLMTSDQADVWLKPLIGLVEKSKLESHSSLTWMNDIVHSSLKINLIGTEMMKRIIHTEQLMNDYHTDADNWKEQYEGLQLEMEVLYEDKCTLEQQVRL from the exons ATGTTTGAGCCTGAAAGTGCCACTTTAGTGAGTTCTGATGAGGAGACGCCTGCAGCACCCCGTGACTCTGCTAAACCACTCTTTTCTCGTGGATTTGATGAAGAAAACTTTGGTTTTGTTTCTGAGGAAACACCTCTTGCCTCTTTTCCTGTGTCTGTTCCAATTGAATCTCAGTTGCCTGTACATACTGTTGTTTCCATTGCTCCTTCCATGGCTATTTTGACTTCTTCAACGGTTCCTACTGCCACGACTTCCCATGCTGAAATTGGTTCCTCTAGTAGCAGTAGGGCAATGAAGCAAGTTACCATCGAGGTTCCTGCAGATGGTAACCTTTTGATGACATCAGACCAAGCTGACGTGTGGTTGAAACCACTGATAGGCCTAGTTGAGAAGTCCAAACTAGAAAGTCATAGCTCTCTAACGTGGATGAACGATATTGTGCATTCATCTTTAAAG ATTAATCTCATCGGTACAGAGATGATGAAAAGGATTATCCATACGGAGCAGCTTATGAATGACTATCATACTGATGCCGACAATTGGAAAGAGCAGTACGAGGGTCTTCAACTTGAAATGGAGGTTTTATATGAAGATAAGTGTACCTTAGAGCAGCAAGTAAGGTTATAG
- the LOC104239322 gene encoding UPF0481 protein At3g47200-like, with product MEKYKLHYRQRFLRRKERIDLESCIRELEELQDEALKCYDDIDQHFNNGSSRKFVEMLLLDGCFVVEYIREFCKMVPEGEDKIIKAAWMEVLVDRDLLLLENQLPFFILAKLHEMTTDHDVPFIEMVKYNFATSLPKVTPKFIKKTDGNAKEVKHLLQVIHVCCCPPGMNASLTGNASNKLKNGEKSFNWPLQLSWSNKKQQIEDDDDIWHDRMRCATELGEAGIEFSKAGKIYRRLNKDNEEDCISLFDIKYDKELIEIPCFEVVDSTETVLRNLIAYEQHSIDVHHKYFTDYVILMDRLINSDKDVKLFRLKGIIRNRIGDDNEAASIFNRLGEGVIPSTQFYYKEACKKVVEHCEKPWSERKASFWHNYFNGPWVGLSTAAAVILLSLTVMQTVLTFISTL from the coding sequence ATGGAAAAGTATAAACTGCATTACCGACAACGATTTCTCCGGAGGAAAGAGAGGATTGATTTGGAAAGTTGCATTAGAGAATTGGAGGAACTGCAGGATGAAGCACTAAAGTGTTATGATGATATAGATCAGCATTTTAACAATGGTAGTTCTAGGAAATTTGTGGAAATGCTGTTGCTTGATGGCTGTTTTGTGGTTGAATATATCCGTGAGTTCTGTAAAATGGTGCCGGAGGGAGAAGACAAAATTATCAAAGCGGCTTGGATGGAAGTTCTTGTAGATCGTGACTTGTTGCTACTAGAAAACCAACTCCCTTTTTTTATCCTCGCCAAACTTCACGAGATGACTACGGATCATGACGTCCCATTCATAGAGATGGTGAAATACAACTTTGCTACTAGTTTACCGAAGGTGACTCCTAAATTCATAAAGAAAACTGATGGGAATGCCAAAGAAGTCAAACATTTACTTCAAGTAATACACGTGTGTTGTTGCCCTCCAGGAATGAATGCTAGCCTAACTGGGAATGCTAGCAATAAACTAAAAAATGGCGAGAAAAGTTTTAACTGGCCTTTGCAACTAAGTTGGTCCAACAAAAAGCAACAAATTGAGGACGACGACGACATATGGCACGACCGTATGAGATGTGCAACAGAGCTCGGGGAAGCAGGAATTGAATTTTCAAAAGCTGGGAAAATTTATAGAAGGTTGAACAAGGACAACGAGGAGGATTGTATAAGTTTATTTGATATCAAGTACGACAAGGAATTAATCGAAATTCCTTGTTTCGAGGTGGTTGATAGTACGGAGACCGTTTTGAGAAATTTGATAGCTTACGAGCAACACTCTATTGATGTACATCATAAATATTTCACAGATTATGTAATTCTTATGGATCGTCTAATCAACTCTGACAAAGATGTGAAGTTGTTTCGCTTGAAGGGAATCATCAGAAACCGGATAGGCGATGACAATGAAGCAGCTAGCATCTTTAACAGACTTGGAGAAGGAGTGATCCCTTCAACTCAGTTCTATTACAAAGAAGCATGCAAAAAGGTGGTTGAGCATTGTGAAAAACCATGGAGTGAAAGGAAGGCAAGTTTTTGGCACAATTACTTTAATGGTCCTTGGGTGGGACTTTCAACTGCAGCTGCAGTAATCCTCCTTTCGCTCACAGTTATGCAAACAGTTCTAACTTTCATAAGTACTCTTTAA